A stretch of DNA from bacterium:
TTGGCGATGATCGCCTGGCACGGCGCGACCCGGAAGACCTCGGGGTAGCCCTTGGCCGTAATCTTGTTGGCCCAGACGTCGACCGCGACGATCGGCGTGCCGGTCTTGTGCGCGACCTCCATCTCGGCGAGAAACACGCCGCTGTGGAACTCGCCGAAGATGGCGGCGACGTGTTCCTGCGCCGTCAGCCGCTCGGCGGCCGCGGTGCCCTCTTCAGGCTTCCCGCGCGTGTCCGCCTCGACGATCTTGATCGGCCGGCCGAGCACCCCGCCGGCCTTGTTGATCTCGTCCTGGGCCATCAGCGCCGCGTCCAGCATCAGCTTGCCGTCTTCGTAGCCGCCGGGCGGTGACAGCGGTCCCACTTCGCCGATCTTGATCGGCTCGGCCGCACTCCAGCTCATCTGCGCCGGCACGAGCAGAAGACCGGCCGCTGCCAGCACGGCAAGACCGGTTAACACTCCACGTTTCGAGTCGCCCATTACGTCGCGCCCCCCTTCGTCTCGAGTACCGTGCTGTTCTAGCCCGCTGTCATCTCCCCGGTTCGTTCGGACCGCCGCCGCGGCACCCCCCTATGCACCGATGTCCGTCAGCGCGCCGTCGATCGCCTGCACGCCGGCTTCGATTTCTTCCTCGGAGACCACGAGCGGCGGCGCCGCCAGGAACACGTTGTAGCGGCCCATGATGTAGGCGCCGCGCTTGCGGGCCGCGGTCACGAGAGACTTCATCGGACTCGGCCCCGCGCCGCGCTTGGCAAACGGCTCGAGCGGCTCCTTGGAGGCGCGGTCCTTGACGAGCTCAATCCCCCAGAACAGCCCCAGGCCGCGCACGTCGCCGACCTTCGGGTGCCGCTCCGCCATCTTGCGCAGTTTCGGACCGAGCACCTCGCCCATCCGTCGCGCGCGCGCCACGAGGCGTTCTTCTTCAAAGACCTCGAGGTTGGCGATGCCGGCCGCACACGCGAGCGGGTGGCCGGAATAGGTGAGCCCGGCCCACAGCACGTTGTCGTCGAAATGGCGGGAGATCTTCTCGGACACCAGCACGCCGCCGAGCGGGACGTAGCCGGAGGTCACGCCTTTCGCGAACGAGATCATGTCCGGCAGCACGTTCCAATGCTGGCAGACGAACCATTCGCCGGTCCGGCCGAAGCCCGTCATCACCTCGTCAAAGACCAGCGCGATCCCGTAGCGGTCGCAGATGTCCCGCACGCCCTTGAGGTAGCCGTCCGGATAGATCACGAGGCCGCTCCCGCCGATCATCGCCTCGATCAGGATCGCGGCCACGCTGTCCGGGCCCTCGTACATCAGCACGGTCTCGAGGTGCTCGAGCGCCGCGGCCGTCTCGCGCTCCGCCGGCACCATGAAGGGGCTGCGGTACGGGTACGGCGTGAGAAAGCGGGTCACGCCGGGGATGCCCGGCTCCGCCGGCCACCGCCGCGGATCGCCGCTCAGCGTGATCGCGCCGTAGGTCGCGCCGTGGTAGCCGCGGTAGGAGACGAGCACCTTCTGGCGTCCGGTGTAGAGGCGCGCCATCTTGACGGCGTTCTCGTTGGCGTCGGCGCCGCCGTTCGTGAAGAAGACCTTGGGGTACGCTTGATTGGGCGCGATGCGCGACAACTTCTCTGCGAGCCGTGCGCGCGGCTCCGTCGAGAAGCTCGGATTGACGAACGTGAGACGCTCGGCCTGCCGCTGGATGCCCGCGATGATCTTCGGATGGCTGTGCCCGGCGTTGACGTTGATGAGGCCTGAGCAGAAGTCGAGGATGCGCTCGCCGCCGGCCGTGTAGAGGTAGCAGCCCTTCGCGTGATCGATCGCGAGCGGCGGCGGACCGCCCTGCGCTTCCCACGGGATCAAGACGTGCTCCCTCGTGAGCTCCGCGATCGCCTGCGTCGCAGGCGTCGGCTTGACGACCGCCATCATGCACCTCCAGTGGGCCAATGTGCGGTGGCGTCCCACTTCACCGCCGCCCGGGTCCCTACCTGCGGTGGCGCATGATGGCGCCGTAACGTGGAGGTTAACGTCCGGTGAAATTCGTGCCGGGCGAACGTCAGTACGTGCCGTTGAGGATGTACTCGAAGACGTCGAAGTTGCGCAGCGATGCACGCGCGGCGTATTCCGGGGTCACACGCCGGGAGACGAAGAACGGGACGGGCTGCTCGGCCAGGCTTCCGTGCGAGCGGAGTCGCTCCCCCGCCAGCTGTGACAGATCGTGATCGACGGCGCGCGCGCCGATCGCGCATCCGCGCTCGCCCACGACGGCGATGTCGCCTTCGCGGTCGAACGGCGTCTCGAACCTCGCGCAGGCCTCCTCCCGGACCAGGGCGAGACCCACACCCGGCAGCGACCGCACGCGGCGCAGCACGGCGTCCCGACCGTTCGCCCCGCGCCAGACGGGGTCCGCGTCGGGCCGCATCAGGTGCACCCGCACGAATCCGCCCAGCGCCCCGTGGTGGCGCACGAACGGGTCCGTGATGGGACAGATCACGCGCGTGGCGCCCTCGCCGAACGCATCGTCCAGGCGGTCGCCGAGGTACAGAACGTTGGGCCGGCCGTCCGGCAGCGCCATGTCGGTCATCCCGTGGTCGGCGACGACCCCGACGACGGCATCGAGGGCCAGCAGCGCCGCCAGCCGCTCGTCGACGGCGTGCAGGAACGCGTTGGCTTCCGGTGTCCCCGGCGCGTAGCGGTGCTGAACGTAATCCGACAGGGAGAGGTACATGAGATCCGGCCGGCGCGTTCGCAGCAATGCGATCCCGGCGTCGAGCACGAACAGTGAGAGATCGGCGCTGTACGGATCGGGCTGCGGACGGCCCACCAATTCGACGACGCCGGCGATGCCGTGCTCGGCCCCGGTGGCCGCGGCGGCGTGCTCGGATGAGAAGGCGATCCCGCGGAGGTCCTTCGCCAGCGCCTTGCGCAGCTTGTCCTTCGCCGTGACGGCAACGACGGTGGCGCCGGCCTGGGAGAAGGACGCGAGAATCGTCGGCGCCCGCAGCGGCGCCGCATCCACCATCATGACCTCGCGCCCGGTCTCGCGGTCGAGATAGTAGTTGCCCGACACGCCGTGGACCGCAGGCGGCGCCCCGCAGACGATCGAGATGTTGTTGGGGTTGGTGAACGTGGGCATCGCCGCCCGCGCGAGGGTCGAGAACCCGTCCCGCGCCATCCGGTCGAGGGTCGGAATCACTCCGGCGGCCCGCGCGGCGTCGATGTACTCGGGGTCGCAGCCGTCGAAACACACGACCACGGACGGCCGCGCCGGCCACGCCAGCACCCGGCCGTTGACCTGGACCCCGCCTTCGCGGCGTGAGTCCCACGAAGGGGGAGGCGGGCCCGGCGCGTTCACGCGTGCTCCATTGACCAAGACGCTGGCCCAGCGACCGCCGCTTCGATCTCCGGATTGCCCCGCCGCACGGATTGTTCGCTCATCGCCC
This window harbors:
- a CDS encoding ABC transporter substrate-binding protein, whose product is MLTGLAVLAAAGLLLVPAQMSWSAAEPIKIGEVGPLSPPGGYEDGKLMLDAALMAQDEINKAGGVLGRPIKIVEADTRGKPEEGTAAAERLTAQEHVAAIFGEFHSGVFLAEMEVAHKTGTPIVAVDVWANKITAKGYPEVFRVAPCQAIIANRYADWIAAAGFKNVLVMYEKTDGGEGHRDVLLPGLARHNVHYDVVGVDLNQTEFTAQLQRLLAHKPPYDLFATAYSEAGIYPLVSQSKSIGFAPTAHTGMYNSGGPVTTEAFWKNVGEAGV
- the phnA gene encoding phosphonoacetate hydrolase: MNAPGPPPPSWDSRREGGVQVNGRVLAWPARPSVVVCFDGCDPEYIDAARAAGVIPTLDRMARDGFSTLARAAMPTFTNPNNISIVCGAPPAVHGVSGNYYLDRETGREVMMVDAAPLRAPTILASFSQAGATVVAVTAKDKLRKALAKDLRGIAFSSEHAAAATGAEHGIAGVVELVGRPQPDPYSADLSLFVLDAGIALLRTRRPDLMYLSLSDYVQHRYAPGTPEANAFLHAVDERLAALLALDAVVGVVADHGMTDMALPDGRPNVLYLGDRLDDAFGEGATRVICPITDPFVRHHGALGGFVRVHLMRPDADPVWRGANGRDAVLRRVRSLPGVGLALVREEACARFETPFDREGDIAVVGERGCAIGARAVDHDLSQLAGERLRSHGSLAEQPVPFFVSRRVTPEYAARASLRNFDVFEYILNGTY
- a CDS encoding aminotransferase class III-fold pyridoxal phosphate-dependent enzyme, whose amino-acid sequence is MAVVKPTPATQAIAELTREHVLIPWEAQGGPPPLAIDHAKGCYLYTAGGERILDFCSGLINVNAGHSHPKIIAGIQRQAERLTFVNPSFSTEPRARLAEKLSRIAPNQAYPKVFFTNGGADANENAVKMARLYTGRQKVLVSYRGYHGATYGAITLSGDPRRWPAEPGIPGVTRFLTPYPYRSPFMVPAERETAAALEHLETVLMYEGPDSVAAILIEAMIGGSGLVIYPDGYLKGVRDICDRYGIALVFDEVMTGFGRTGEWFVCQHWNVLPDMISFAKGVTSGYVPLGGVLVSEKISRHFDDNVLWAGLTYSGHPLACAAGIANLEVFEEERLVARARRMGEVLGPKLRKMAERHPKVGDVRGLGLFWGIELVKDRASKEPLEPFAKRGAGPSPMKSLVTAARKRGAYIMGRYNVFLAAPPLVVSEEEIEAGVQAIDGALTDIGA